The Bacteroidota bacterium genome includes the window AGAATGTTTTTGTATGCAGGTGAATCAAAAAGCATCGTCGAAATAGCATGAAGTGTATAGAACCAGCCTCTCGTCTGATCAATACCCTCGGAAATAAAATCAGCAGGGAAATTTGCCTCGAACCACTCCTTGTTTTCAAACGGATAGTGATACTGTGCAAATGGCATCGCACCTGAATCGTACCATACATCTATCAGCTCGGGTGTTCTCCTGAAAACCTTGCCGTCCTTTTCAAATATTATTCTGTCCACAAAAGGTTTGTGAAGATCGACTGATTCCAATTCTGAAACGGGTGTCCGTTTTCCGTCGTGCTCGTAAATGCCCTGTTTCAGTTCTTCGATGCTGCCAACTGCGAACATCTCCTTTCCGTCATCGGTTACCCAGATCGGAAGTGGTGTCGCCCAGTATCTGTCTCTCGAGAGAGCCCAGTCCTTGTTGTCCTCGAGCCAGTTACCAAATCTTCCTGAACCAATCTCGGGTGGTGCCCAGTTGATGGTTTTATTCAGTTCCACCATCCGGTCAGCAACTGAAGTGGTTTTTATGAACCACGATTCCCTTGCATAATATATAATGGGGACATCGTCAAACCGCCAGCTAAATGGATATGAGTGCTCGATGGTCTCTTTTTTATAGAGTTTCCCTTCGGCTCGCAATTTTTGTATAATTCCGTTGTCCGCATCCTTGACAAACTGATCTGCAAAGTCAGTAACCTCGGCAGTGAATCTTCCACCACGGGTGACGGGTTGCAGCATCGGCAATCCATAAACTTTTGAAATTTCATAGTCATCCTGACCAAATGCAGGTGCGATATGTACAATACCGGAACCGTCTTCCGTACTTACAAATCCGGCATTGATGGTGTAGAAAGCCTTTTTGTCAGGGGTTACATATTCCATCAACTGTTCATAATCTGTTCCCGCCAGATCCTTGCCAAGGCAGCTTTCAAGAATCTCATAGTCTTCACCGAGAACCGAAAGTCTCTCTTTTGCAAGAACAATTTTCTTCTCTTTGTGTAATACTTTTACATACTCCACTTCGGGTCCAAGTGCCAGAGCAACATTCGAAATAAGCGTCCAGGGGGTTGTTGTCCATACGAGAAAATGGAAATCCTGATCCTTCGCTTTAAAAAGGACATAAACTGACGGATCTTTTGTCATCCTGTAACCAAGTGCAAGTTCATGGCTCGAAAGCACCGTCTCTGCTTTTGGGTCCTGAGGAACTATCTTGTAATCTTTAAATATAAGTCCCTTGTCGAAAAGAGTTTTGAGCGACCACCATACCGATTCGATGTATTCATTTGTACAGGTTACATAAGCCGACTCCAGGTCAATCCAGTAGCCCATCCTGTCGGTCATCTTCTCCCACAAGTCTTTGTAAGTAAAGACAGAGTGACGGCAGGCATCATTGTATTTTTCAACGCCGAATGCTGGGATATCCGATTTGCTCTTTATCCCGAGCTGTTTCTCAACTTCAATCTCAACAGGTAAACCATGTGTATCCCAGCCGGCTTTCCTGTGTACCTGATATCCCTGAAGAGTTTTGTAGCGACAGATCAAATCCTTCAGCGTTCTCGCCATTACATGGTGAATGCCCGGCTTGCCGTTTGCTGTCGGGGGACCTTCATAAAAAGTAAAACTTTTATCCGCAGGTCTCGACTCAACCGATTTCTCAAATATTTTCCGGTCTTTCCAGAATTCAAGAACTTCACTCTCTATTTCAGGATACTTAAAATTCTCAGGATATGGCTTATACATCTTTTCTGTTATCTCTTTTCTTTATTACGACTGCTTTTTATACTGCTCAAGTAAATTCTTTTCGGTATAAATCAGCATTTTTATTTCGTTTTCAAGTTTTTCTTTTTCCTGCTGTTTCTTCAGCACTTCCTGTTCGGCGTTAAACCTGATTTTCTCCGCTTCAAGCTTCGCCGATTCAATAATAAGGTCTGCATTTTTTTCAAAAAATGTAGCTCCAAATATAGGGTCTTTTTCTGAATCTTCATGCGAAATTTCTTGTGACCCTGATTCAACGGGCTTGTATTCCACTACCGGAGATTCTCCCTCGGATTCAAAAGTCTCCACGGTTTCTTCCTCAACCCGCTCCTCAGCGATCTCCTCTTTAACACTAAACTTAAGAGTTGGCGTCTTTTCACCTGCAGGCTCTTCATCTGCTTCCGTTTCGGAACCGGCGAGACGGAGTGTACTGCTGTTTCTTCCGAATAGCACAAATGACGAGACAATCACCCCGTTTATTGCTGCATTTACAAGATATCTGAAGGTTTCCGTGTCAGTGGTTTTCCTGACAGTGAAGAACATCTCGTGGCTTATTGCCCCGAGTATCCCCAACAGCATCCCGGTCAAAGCGAAAAGAAAAGAAGTCCTTCTGTCGAACCCCTCTCCAATCAACCATCCCGCAACAAATGAGGCTATCAGCAAAACGAATACTCTTGAGTAATATACAGAATCAACTTTGAAAACCCCGTCAAGGAAGTATGCCGAACTTGCAGCAACTGCAACCGAGAGAATAAAGCCGACTGTTCCGACAAATTTTCGTGTTGTCATTTTATTCTTCTAATTACCTCTGTAAATATTTTGGTCACTCTCGGCTCTGCGACTGCTGCCGCGTCGAGCATCTCCTGAAGTGTAACCGGTCTGAGGGATTCAGGGAAACACTCATCTGTCACAATACTCATTCCCAAAACTCTCATTCCCATATGATTCGCGACTATATTCTCGGGAACGGTTGACATTCCAACCACATCAGCACCTATAGCCCGTAAAAATCTGTACTCGGCTCTCGTCTCAAGATTTGATCCCGATACAGCAACATAAACTCCCTTATGAAGTTTAATTTTGTTATCAAGCGCAACATCTTCAGCCAAAGCTATCAACTCACGGGAATATGGCTCGCTCATGTCAGGGAATCTTGGTCCAAACTCGGTGAAGTTTTTCCCGATCAATGGATTGTCTCCCAGAAGATTGATGTGGTCAACCATGATCATCAGGTCGCCTCTCCTGTAATTGGGATGCATACCGCCGCAGGCATTCGAAACAAACAGAGTGTGCACACCCAGGAATTTCATTACCCTCACCGGCAGCGTGATCTGCTGCATCGTGTAACCTTCGTAGTAATGAACCCTCCCCTGCATCGCAACAACTTTCTTCCCAAATATGGTACCAAAAATAAGTCTTCCTTTGTGCGAATCAACAGTAGGAAGTGGGAAATTGGGGATATCTTCATAATCAAGTGTGAACTCTATTTCAATTTCTCTCGCCACACCTCCCAGACCGGTTCCCATAATTATACCAAATTCATAGTTCCCGGTTGTTTTTGTTCTGATAAATTCAACGGCTTCTTTTACTTTTTCCAACAGATTTGTCATTTTAGTCTTCCACAATATTATTTATATCAATTTTATCCGAACTTCCCGTAAAGAAAAGCTCCGACAGTTTTTTTCGTTTTTCTTCCTCAGAAACTGCAGTATTATTTCCCTGCTTCTCCGGCTGTTCAATCTCTTCCCTGACAGGGAGATGGTCAATAAAGCCGGCTTCTTCAACTGTTTCGACTTTATCCGCCGCATTATCAGCCGGCGGAACCGGTGTTGTTTCTCCAATCACAGATTCCTGTGTCTCTATTATTGCAGAGAGTCTTGCGAGTATATAAGCCCTTCTTTCTTCCAGTCCGGCAATATGCTGTTGCAGTTCGATCGCTTTTTGCTGAGAATCCGCCAACAGCTTCTCTGCCTCCAGCTCAGCATGTCTCACTATCTCCGCAGCCTCTTCATGCGCTTTTTGAAGTGCCGTTCCGGAAGATTCCTGGGCAGCAATCAAAGCCTTCTGCAAACTGTCTTCTATGGTTTTGTATCTCTCCACATCGAGATTAAGATGATCTATTGTTCTCCGGAGAGTCTCATTCTCTTTGATGGCAGATTCCACCTCATCGGCTACTTTCTCAAGAAAGTCTGTTACTTCCTTTGTGTTGTAGCCTCTTATTTCTTTCGAAAACTCCTGCCGTTTGATGTTTACGGGTGATAATTTCATTCTAATTTCTTTCACCAAAAATGGCTGTGCCAATTCTTAAAAAAGTCGTTCCTTCTTCAATTGCTACATTGTAATCCCCTGTCATCCCCATCGAGAGCTCTTTCAAAGATGTGTAACCCGACCTGATCAGTTCATCACGAAGCACCCTTGTTCTCACAAAGGCATCCCTTATTATGGTAATGTCATCAACAAAAGGAGCCATGGTCATCAGACCCGTAACCGAAATGTTATCCATCCGCGATGCCGCTTCAGCAAGCGAAAAAATTCCCTCAGCCTCACTTCCCGATTTGGTCGCTTCAAAAGACGACTTGAATTCAAGAAATATCTTCTGAACCACTCCTTTTTTCTCTGCCTGCTTCTGAATTTCGGTGAGAAGTTTCAATGAATCAACCGAATGGATGTATTCAGCGTTCCCTGCAACATACTTCACTTTGTTGGTTTGAAGTGTACCAATATAGTGCCAGACAATATTTTCTGAAGAAAGTTCAGCATATTTGTCCCTGAATTCCTGGGCGTAATTCTCCCCGAAATGGATCTGACCGGCTGAAATCGCCTCGCGAATCCGGTCTGTTCCAAATAATTTGCTTACTGCAACCAGAGTAACTGAATCTGCCTCCCTGCCTGTTGCAAGACATTTGTTGGCAATCAGTTCTCTTAAATATTCTAAGTTTTTTCTAATCATAATAAATAAGTCCGCTAAATTAGAATTTTCCCGGCAATTAATCAATTGTTTTTTGGATTTTGGAAAAGTTGAGAGAGGGAGAAGGGATTAAAACAGTTTAAAATGATAAAAGCGGGATGAACCCGCTTTTATCAGACTTATAATCATCAAAAAGATTACAAGAAATATTCTCCTGAGAGATTATTTTTTCTTTGTTTCTTCTTTTTTGGTGGTGTCAGCTTTTACAGTGGTGTCAGCTTTAGCAGTTGTGTCAACTGTTGGTGCTGGAGCTTCAACTTTTACTGAATCAGTAGCTGGTGCAGCTTCTTTCTTTTTTCCACATCCTGTAAGAACGAACATTACTGGTAACAAGAGAACGAGACCGAATTTCACGATTTTCATTTATTTACTCCAATGAGTTTGGTTAAGAATTAAGTGTTTGATTTTTTGTAAAATTTTGCTTTTTGAAGAATGTCAAAAAACTACAGTGGAAAAATACGATGCTTGAAATCGTTGCGCAATAGCTGTGACATCTTTTTACAATTCCTTGACTTTAAGCGACAATTGCAATACTTTTCCACCCGTTTTAGTCGCATATTTTTAATTTTCACAGCTTTAAATTTGCGAAAAAATCTGTGAATAACAAAAAATAATCTCATACCTGTGAATTATCCCGGATTTTTGGGAAACTGTTCCGATGCGATAATGAATGATTCTTCACAATTCGTTAATTTTAAGTTGTCTTTAAATTATTTTATTTGGAATGAAAAATGAGTGAACTCGAATTATTAGTAAAAATCAGGGAAAACGCTGCCCGTAAAAAGCGTACAATCGTCCTGCCGGAATCGCATGACGAGAGAGTCCTTAAGGCTGCTGAAATCATCACCCGCGAAGGTATCGGAAATGTAATTACACTCGGCAACGAAGAGAAGATAAGAACCTCAGCCGCTGCACTTGGTGTAAATCTTACAGGTGTCAGGATAATCGATCAGGAAAAATCGGAAAAACTCAGCGACTTCACCAACATCTTCTACAATCTTCGTAAACACAAAGGAGTGACCATCGAAGAAGCACGCGAAACGATGAAAAGAGATATATTCTTTGGTGCAATGATGACACGGGAAGGTATGGCTCAGGCAAGCGTAGCCGGTTCAACGGCTTCCACCGGTGATGTAATGCGTGCAGGTATCCTTTGCATCGGTACAAAAGAGGGTATCTCAATTGTCTCAAGTTTCTTCCTTATGGTTTACCCCGAGATTACATACTCTTTTGGTGACTGCGCAGTGGTTCCCGATCCTGATGCTGCC containing:
- a CDS encoding YggS family pyridoxal phosphate-dependent enzyme; this encodes MIRKNLEYLRELIANKCLATGREADSVTLVAVSKLFGTDRIREAISAGQIHFGENYAQEFRDKYAELSSENIVWHYIGTLQTNKVKYVAGNAEYIHSVDSLKLLTEIQKQAEKKGVVQKIFLEFKSSFEATKSGSEAEGIFSLAEAASRMDNISVTGLMTMAPFVDDITIIRDAFVRTRVLRDELIRSGYTSLKELSMGMTGDYNVAIEEGTTFLRIGTAIFGERN
- the ileS gene encoding isoleucine--tRNA ligase; protein product: MYKPYPENFKYPEIESEVLEFWKDRKIFEKSVESRPADKSFTFYEGPPTANGKPGIHHVMARTLKDLICRYKTLQGYQVHRKAGWDTHGLPVEIEVEKQLGIKSKSDIPAFGVEKYNDACRHSVFTYKDLWEKMTDRMGYWIDLESAYVTCTNEYIESVWWSLKTLFDKGLIFKDYKIVPQDPKAETVLSSHELALGYRMTKDPSVYVLFKAKDQDFHFLVWTTTPWTLISNVALALGPEVEYVKVLHKEKKIVLAKERLSVLGEDYEILESCLGKDLAGTDYEQLMEYVTPDKKAFYTINAGFVSTEDGSGIVHIAPAFGQDDYEISKVYGLPMLQPVTRGGRFTAEVTDFADQFVKDADNGIIQKLRAEGKLYKKETIEHSYPFSWRFDDVPIIYYARESWFIKTTSVADRMVELNKTINWAPPEIGSGRFGNWLEDNKDWALSRDRYWATPLPIWVTDDGKEMFAVGSIEELKQGIYEHDGKRTPVSELESVDLHKPFVDRIIFEKDGKVFRRTPELIDVWYDSGAMPFAQYHYPFENKEWFEANFPADFISEGIDQTRGWFYTLHAISTMLFDSPAYKNILVNDLILDKEGKKMSKSRGNSVDPFMLFDKYGADATRWYLVANNPPWKPTLFNEEDLGDIQRKFFGTLANTYSFFSLYANIDKFVNDQPLVDYTKRPEIDRWIISKLNTLVKEYETSMDAYDVTRAARAVMSYTIDELSNWYVRRSRRRFWKSELTEAKLSAYQTLHECLMTVSKLIAPFAPFMAEDLYQRLTAAESGQPESVHLCFYPQVTYIDTDLEAKMEAVQKVVYITRSMRAKHNLKVRQPLKKIMVAVSGDLKEPLETMKDVVLEEVNIKELVILTDDSGIVKKTAKPNFKTLGPKHGKGVQPVAAAIREFGNKEISILSKGDNVYISVAGGEIEVAPSDVEIISTEIEGWLVESEGSFTVALDTEITSELKEEGIAREFVNRVQNMRKDAGFEVTDKIRINYSGDLELKTAVGNFQSYIQGETLAEELNTGELNSGYKQEWKIGELACLIEINKS
- a CDS encoding DivIVA domain-containing protein, which translates into the protein MKLSPVNIKRQEFSKEIRGYNTKEVTDFLEKVADEVESAIKENETLRRTIDHLNLDVERYKTIEDSLQKALIAAQESSGTALQKAHEEAAEIVRHAELEAEKLLADSQQKAIELQQHIAGLEERRAYILARLSAIIETQESVIGETTPVPPADNAADKVETVEEAGFIDHLPVREEIEQPEKQGNNTAVSEEEKRKKLSELFFTGSSDKIDINNIVED
- the pta gene encoding phosphate acetyltransferase, with the translated sequence MSELELLVKIRENAARKKRTIVLPESHDERVLKAAEIITREGIGNVITLGNEEKIRTSAAALGVNLTGVRIIDQEKSEKLSDFTNIFYNLRKHKGVTIEEARETMKRDIFFGAMMTREGMAQASVAGSTASTGDVMRAGILCIGTKEGISIVSSFFLMVYPEITYSFGDCAVVPDPDAAQLADIAISTADNHKILTGEEPYIAMLSFSTKGSAKHKLIDKVLEATSIVKAKRPDLKVDGELQFDAAIVEGIGKKKAPGSEVAGRANVLIFPDLQAGNIGYKIAQRLGKAEAVGPVVQGLKLPFFDLSRGCSVEDIVNTSAIALLMAGN
- a CDS encoding purine-nucleoside phosphorylase, producing the protein MTNLLEKVKEAVEFIRTKTTGNYEFGIIMGTGLGGVAREIEIEFTLDYEDIPNFPLPTVDSHKGRLIFGTIFGKKVVAMQGRVHYYEGYTMQQITLPVRVMKFLGVHTLFVSNACGGMHPNYRRGDLMIMVDHINLLGDNPLIGKNFTEFGPRFPDMSEPYSRELIALAEDVALDNKIKLHKGVYVAVSGSNLETRAEYRFLRAIGADVVGMSTVPENIVANHMGMRVLGMSIVTDECFPESLRPVTLQEMLDAAAVAEPRVTKIFTEVIRRIK